One Paroedura picta isolate Pp20150507F chromosome 3, Ppicta_v3.0, whole genome shotgun sequence genomic window carries:
- the LOC143834011 gene encoding uncharacterized protein LOC143834011 gives MTEENVQQEDLGPRRILEGSTGRLDKGVFYQNMADERDGWDLADENEAHQELDKSNRNREIGNQEENSTDRRSSEATAYGNGNGQETTHKGKGRIQCFVCEKSFASISTLKVHWKTHTGEKPYDCLQCGKRFSHPSTLTVHQRTHTGEKRYKCLECGKSFMLSTNLILHQRIHTGEKPYQCAECGKSFSLKKSLTLHQRIHTGEKPYKCLECGKSFSQKSSLNIHQGTHTGEKRYKCFECGKPFIQSTTLILHQRIHTGERPYKCLECGKSFIVKSSLTLHQRIHAGIKPFRCLECGKAFNESTRLLRHQRIHVGEQSLQYPKAGKGCHRSAHIPVHPRTSSGEKRYKCLECGKDFMLSTTLIIHQRIHTGEKPYACLECGKCFMRSTTLLVHKRTHTGEKPYICSECGKSFMQSANLIIHQRTHTGEKPYKCLECGRSFIQNSSLTAHQRSHTGEKLYDCPECGKKFTRNANLAIHQILHTGEKPYKCLECGRSFTLSKRLISHQRIHTNLKPFKCTDCGKSFSHSITLKRHKDMQTGECKKGSGPTQNPPRSQPKKKPYRCQECKSCFSHNSNLLRHQLIHTGEKPFKCQECGSGFSQHSNLMRHLLIHTRGKP, from the exons ATGACGGAGGAGAACGTCCAGCAGGAGGACCTGGGGCCAAGAAGGATCCTGGAGGGTTCCACGGGAAGATTGGACAAGGGTGTTTTCTACCAAAACATGGCTGATGAAa GAGATGGGTGGGACTTAGCAGATGAAAACGAAGCACATCAGGAGCTGGACAAAAGCAACAGGAACCGGGAGATTGGAAATCAGGAAGAAAACAGCACGGACAGAAGAAGCAGTGAAGCCACTGCTTATGGGAACGGCAATGGCCAAGAAACCACAcacaaggggaaggggaggattcagtgcTTTGTCTGCGAGAAGAGTTTTGCCAGTATATCCACCCTCAAAGTACACTGGAaaacccacacgggagagaaaccataCGACTGCCTGCAGTGTGGGAAGAGGTTCAGCCATCCGTCAACTCTCACTGTCCACCAGCGAacgcacacaggagagaaacgGTACAAGTGTCTGGAATGTGGGAAGAGCTTTATGCTGAGCACAAACCTCATTTTGCATCAAAGGATCCACACGGGAGAAAAACCCTACCAGTGTGCGGAATGCGGGAAGAGCTTTAGTCTGAAGAAAAGCCTTACTCTtcaccagaggatccacacgggagagaaaccctacaaatgcctggagtgtgggaagagtttCAGTCAGAAGTCAAGCCTTAATATCCACCAAGGaactcacacgggggagaaacggTACAAATGTTTCGAATGTGGAAAGCCGTTCATACAAAGCACAACGCTTATCCTTCACCAGAGAATACACACGGGGGAAAGGCCATATAAATGtctggagtgcgggaagagcttcattGTGAAGTCCAGCCTGACTCTTCATCAAAGAATCCACGCGGGAATAAAACCCTTCAGGTGCCTGGAGTGCGGAAAGGCCTTCAACGAAAGCACCCGTCTCCTgcggcatcaaagaatccacgTGGGGGAACAATCCCTGCAGTATCCCAAGGCGGGAAAGGGCTGCCATCGGAGCGCGCACATCCCCGTGCATCCAAGAACCAGCTCGGGCGAGAAGCGGtacaaatgcttggagtgtgggaaggaTTTCATGCTGAGTACGACTCTCATCATCCACCAAAGAATCCACACCGGCGAAAAGCCATACGCATGCCTGGAGTGCGGAAAGTGCTTCATGCGGAGCACCACCCTCCTTGTCCACAAAAGAACCCACACGGGAGAAAAACCATATATCtgctcagaatgtgggaagagTTTCATGCAGAGCGCGAACCTCATCATCCACCAGAGAacgcacacgggggagaagccctacaaatgcttggagtgtggaaggaGCTTTATTCAGAACTCCAGCCTCACCGCCCATCAGAGAAGCCACACGGGGGAAAAACTGTACGACTGCCCAGAATGCGGAAAGAAATTCACGCGGAATGCGAACCTCGCCATCCATCAGATCCtgcacaccggggagaagccctacaaatgcttGGAGTGCGGGCGGAGCTTCACTCTGAGCAAAAGACTTATTAGccaccaaagaatccacacgAATTtgaagccctttaaatgcacggattgcgggaagagcttcagccacAGCATCACGCTGAAGCGACATAAAGACATGCAGACAGGGGAGTGTAAAAAAGGCTCCGGCCCAACACAAAACCCCCCAAGATCCCAACCCAAGAAGAAGCCGTACCGGTGCCAGGAGTGCAAAAGCTGCTTCAGCCACAACTCCAACCTCCTCCGGCACCAGctcatccacacgggggagaagcccttcaaGTGCCAGGAGTGTGGATCGGGCTTCAGCCAGCACTCCAACCTCATGAGGCACCTGCTCATTCACACAAGGGGGAAACCGTAG